In a single window of the Anaerotruncus rubiinfantis genome:
- a CDS encoding homoserine dehydrogenase, protein MINIAVLGYGTVGSGVVEVFFKNRESLQKKAGQELDLKYILDVRDFPDSPFADRFTKDFNKILDDDSVKVVAEVIGGIEPSYGFTKACLERGKSVVTSNKELVAQRGAELLAVAREHHCNYLFEASVGGGIPIIRPLHMCLAANQIDEIAGILNGTTNFILTKMIRENMAFDEALALAQKLGYAERNPAADVEGHDACRKICILASLSFGEHVFPKDVYTEGITKITLEDVAYAQDFGSVIKLIGRCKRAGDGGKITAMVAPAFIHHESQLGTVDDVFNGILVRGDATGDVVFYGKGAGKLPTASAVVGDIIECVKATDTSPSLRWNPSEGGNVADRADNVTRVYLRCRSDEVKVLEVARKLLGEVQVLSRPGQPADEFAFVTEQALPERTIDAAVEKLTGMGVEVLGKIRVLDY, encoded by the coding sequence ATGATCAATATTGCCGTACTGGGATATGGCACGGTTGGCTCGGGCGTGGTGGAGGTTTTCTTCAAAAACCGCGAAAGCCTGCAGAAAAAAGCGGGCCAGGAGCTGGATCTCAAATACATACTGGATGTGCGGGATTTTCCCGACAGCCCGTTCGCGGACCGCTTCACAAAGGATTTTAACAAGATCCTGGACGATGATTCGGTCAAGGTCGTCGCCGAGGTGATCGGCGGTATTGAGCCGTCCTACGGTTTCACCAAGGCCTGCCTTGAACGCGGCAAAAGCGTTGTGACCTCCAATAAGGAACTGGTCGCGCAGAGAGGCGCCGAGCTGCTCGCGGTTGCGCGGGAGCACCACTGCAACTATCTGTTTGAAGCGAGCGTCGGCGGCGGCATCCCGATCATAAGGCCGCTGCATATGTGCCTGGCCGCGAACCAGATCGATGAGATCGCGGGCATCTTAAACGGCACGACCAACTTTATCTTAACCAAAATGATCCGTGAAAATATGGCGTTCGACGAGGCGCTCGCGCTGGCACAGAAGCTTGGCTACGCCGAACGCAACCCGGCCGCTGACGTGGAGGGCCACGACGCCTGCCGCAAAATCTGCATCCTGGCGTCGCTGTCGTTCGGCGAGCATGTTTTCCCAAAGGACGTCTACACCGAAGGCATCACCAAAATCACGCTCGAGGACGTCGCGTATGCGCAGGATTTCGGCTCGGTCATCAAGCTGATCGGGCGCTGCAAACGCGCCGGCGACGGCGGAAAGATCACCGCGATGGTCGCGCCGGCCTTCATCCATCATGAGAGCCAGCTCGGCACGGTGGACGACGTATTCAACGGCATCCTCGTGCGCGGCGACGCGACCGGCGACGTTGTGTTCTACGGCAAGGGCGCGGGCAAGCTCCCGACCGCTTCAGCCGTTGTGGGCGATATCATCGAATGCGTCAAAGCGACCGATACCAGCCCTTCGCTGCGGTGGAATCCGTCGGAGGGCGGCAATGTCGCGGACCGCGCGGACAATGTGACCCGGGTCTATCTGCGCTGCCGTTCGGACGAGGTCAAGGTGCTGGAAGTGGCGAGGAAGCTGCTCGGCGAGGTGCAGGTACTTTCCCGCCCGGGACAGCCGGCCGACGAATTTGCCTTTGTGACGGAGCAGGCGCTGCCGGAACGCACGATTGACGCGGCGGTCGAAAAGCTCACCGGGATGGGCGTGGAGGTCCTCGGAAAGATCCGGGTGCTGGACTATTGA
- a CDS encoding HAD family hydrolase, protein MEKVVAFDLDGTLSESDLFLIPSYKAALCERGLPMLSDERLKLLIGCTIENARAIVMPDRPMEEYLEYSRAVGRHVQDFVRRGRPYPGIPESLAKLRTRGYKVALCSNGESHYVYQVLDSLGLTQYFDFVQHVVLGCDKSDLLRRVIEKFAPAKVVMVGDRVYDVEAARNNAVPVIGCLYGLYPDEVRDADVRITAADQLPEAVEMLLG, encoded by the coding sequence CCCATCTTATAAGGCGGCGCTCTGCGAGCGGGGGCTGCCCATGCTTTCGGATGAACGGCTCAAGCTGTTGATTGGCTGCACGATTGAGAATGCCCGCGCAATTGTGATGCCCGACCGCCCCATGGAGGAATACCTCGAATACTCCCGTGCGGTTGGCCGCCATGTGCAGGATTTTGTCCGGCGGGGACGCCCGTATCCGGGCATTCCGGAGAGCCTTGCAAAACTGCGTACACGCGGTTATAAAGTCGCGCTCTGTTCGAACGGGGAATCCCATTATGTCTATCAGGTGCTCGACAGCCTGGGGCTGACCCAGTACTTCGATTTTGTCCAGCATGTTGTGCTCGGCTGTGATAAATCCGATTTATTGCGGCGGGTCATCGAGAAATTTGCACCTGCAAAAGTGGTGATGGTCGGGGATCGCGTTTACGACGTCGAAGCCGCCCGAAATAACGCGGTGCCGGTGATCGGCTGTCTTTACGGGCTCTATCCGGATGAGGTGCGGGACGCGGATGTTCGTATCACGGCCGCGGACCAGCTGCCGGAAGCGGTGGAGATGCTGCTTGGTTAA
- a CDS encoding ABC transporter substrate-binding protein, producing the protein MKKIFAAILAFAMTVSFAACGANEQTQSSAAASQAGSAASSASDTFQIGLVQIMEHTSLNQIRESFEAEMQALGYGPDKVALDYQNAQGDQSNLNSICQKFAGDGKDMIVAIATPSALSAAAAAPKIPLVFSAVTDPVAAKLVQNPEAPEGIITGTSDAIPIDQVFALMKQLTPNVKTVGMIYNLGEINSVTVIDEAKAYCDANGLSYVEATVANTGEVQQAAQSLVGKCDAFYTPIDNTVATAMSVYADVARQAKLPIYTGADSMVIDGGFATIGVDYVQLGKQTAQMAVKVLEGTPVSEVPVETLTNFSTTINTSTAEAIGVTIPSDLLANANVVE; encoded by the coding sequence ATGAAAAAGATTTTTGCAGCAATTTTGGCTTTCGCGATGACCGTATCCTTCGCCGCATGCGGCGCAAATGAACAGACGCAGTCCTCCGCGGCGGCTTCGCAAGCGGGCTCCGCCGCTTCTTCCGCATCTGACACCTTCCAGATCGGCCTCGTGCAGATCATGGAGCACACCTCCTTAAACCAGATCCGTGAATCGTTTGAAGCGGAAATGCAAGCGCTCGGCTACGGCCCCGACAAGGTGGCGCTTGACTACCAGAACGCGCAGGGCGACCAGTCGAACCTCAACTCGATCTGCCAGAAGTTTGCCGGAGACGGCAAGGACATGATTGTTGCGATCGCAACCCCTTCGGCGCTCTCCGCCGCGGCCGCCGCGCCGAAGATCCCGCTCGTCTTTTCCGCTGTGACCGATCCGGTCGCCGCCAAGCTCGTCCAGAACCCCGAAGCGCCGGAAGGCATCATCACCGGCACCTCGGACGCGATCCCGATCGACCAGGTATTCGCGCTGATGAAACAGCTCACCCCCAACGTCAAGACGGTCGGCATGATCTATAACCTGGGCGAAATCAACTCGGTGACGGTCATAGACGAAGCCAAGGCCTACTGCGACGCGAACGGCCTTTCCTATGTTGAAGCTACCGTCGCGAACACCGGCGAGGTCCAGCAGGCGGCGCAGTCGCTTGTCGGCAAGTGCGACGCCTTCTACACCCCAATCGACAACACCGTCGCGACCGCGATGTCGGTCTACGCGGACGTGGCGCGGCAAGCAAAGCTCCCGATCTACACCGGCGCCGATTCGATGGTTATCGACGGCGGCTTCGCAACCATCGGCGTCGATTACGTCCAGCTCGGCAAGCAGACCGCCCAGATGGCGGTCAAGGTGCTCGAAGGCACTCCGGTTTCCGAAGTGCCGGTTGAGACACTGACAAACTTCTCCACCACCATCAACACATCCACCGCCGAGGCGATCGGCGTCACCATCCCGTCGGATCTTCTTGCAAACGCAAACGTTGTGGAATAA
- a CDS encoding ABC transporter permease, with protein MSMLALQGAIELGLIYALVALGLFVSYRVLDIPDLTVDGSFTLGAAVCAVLTMKGHPYLGLLFAVAAGWIAGMVTAFLQTKMRVSPILAGILSMTALYSINLCVMGGAPTIALLGMPGIFTLSQAAYYKAAVLLGTVIVVCAFLIVFFRTSTGLCIRATGDNADMVRSSSINTDRMKFIGLGLANALVGLSGALIAQYQSFADTSTGVGMVVIGLASLIVGEVVFGRPNVWRNILAVVLGAVLYRVIIAFVLARGMNPLFLKLISAVLVTVAICYPAVIEQFKLRKLMKEAAKNA; from the coding sequence ATGAGCATGCTCGCACTGCAGGGTGCAATCGAACTGGGACTCATCTACGCGCTGGTCGCGCTGGGGCTGTTCGTTTCCTACCGGGTACTCGATATCCCGGATCTCACAGTGGACGGCAGTTTCACCCTCGGCGCCGCGGTCTGCGCTGTGCTGACCATGAAAGGGCACCCCTATCTGGGGCTGCTGTTCGCGGTTGCGGCCGGATGGATCGCCGGGATGGTCACCGCCTTTTTGCAGACCAAGATGCGCGTCTCCCCCATTCTGGCGGGCATTCTCTCGATGACCGCGCTCTATTCCATCAACCTGTGTGTGATGGGCGGCGCGCCGACCATCGCGCTGCTGGGCATGCCGGGGATTTTCACCCTTTCGCAGGCGGCCTATTATAAAGCGGCAGTGCTGCTCGGTACCGTCATCGTGGTCTGCGCCTTTTTGATCGTCTTTTTCCGCACATCCACCGGGCTTTGTATCCGCGCCACCGGCGACAACGCCGATATGGTGCGTTCCTCCTCGATCAACACCGACCGGATGAAGTTCATCGGCCTGGGGCTGGCAAACGCGCTGGTCGGGCTTTCCGGAGCGCTGATTGCCCAATACCAGAGCTTTGCCGATACCAGCACCGGTGTGGGCATGGTGGTCATCGGGCTTGCGTCGCTCATCGTGGGCGAAGTGGTTTTTGGCCGTCCAAACGTCTGGCGCAACATTCTTGCCGTCGTACTCGGCGCGGTGCTCTACCGCGTGATCATCGCGTTCGTGCTCGCGCGCGGCATGAACCCGCTCTTTCTCAAACTCATCTCCGCCGTGCTGGTCACCGTGGCGATCTGCTATCCAGCCGTAATCGAGCAGTTCAAACTTCGTAAACTGATGAAGGAGGCCGCCAAAAATGCTTGA
- a CDS encoding ACT domain-containing protein, whose protein sequence is MSEKPNFLLVSAQVLPEVFLKVVEAKMLLAQGKAKSSSQAAKLAGISRSAFYKYKDSVYLYDERMSESLVTFSLTLEDRPGVLSSTLTELYKAGANIITVNQNIPVDGVAIVSISARIGNASCSRLEILEMLGNLDGIVEAKTI, encoded by the coding sequence ATGAGCGAAAAGCCCAATTTCCTCCTGGTGAGCGCCCAGGTGCTGCCGGAGGTTTTCCTGAAGGTTGTCGAGGCGAAGATGCTGCTTGCGCAAGGTAAAGCAAAAAGCTCTTCCCAGGCGGCAAAGCTGGCGGGCATCTCGCGCAGCGCTTTTTATAAGTATAAGGATTCCGTCTATCTTTATGATGAGCGGATGAGTGAGAGCCTTGTGACCTTCTCACTCACGCTGGAGGACCGGCCGGGCGTGCTTTCCTCCACCCTGACCGAACTCTATAAGGCGGGCGCGAATATCATCACGGTCAACCAGAACATCCCGGTTGACGGCGTGGCGATCGTTTCGATTTCCGCGCGTATCGGCAACGCGAGCTGTTCACGTTTGGAAATCCTGGAGATGCTGGGAAACCTCGACGGGATTGTCGAAGCAAAGACCATTTGA
- a CDS encoding ABC transporter ATP-binding protein: MLELKNVSKTFFPGTVNERRALIDLNLTLADGDFVTIIGGNGAGKSTLFNAIAGAFLIDAGNIWLDGENITFQRDYRRARHIGRLFQDPLGGTAPNMTIEENLAMAYLRGTRRGFSFGVSKKDRAFFRDRLAELDLGLEDRLDTKMGLLSGGQRQAVTLMMATIVTPKLLLLDEHTAALDPATAEKVSLLTQEIVRKDKITTMMITHNMHQSLSCGSRTIMMDEGRIILDISGPERSGMTVPKLLTLFKKQSSKEFDNDRMMLG; this comes from the coding sequence ATGCTTGAACTGAAAAACGTCAGCAAGACCTTCTTCCCCGGTACCGTAAATGAACGCCGCGCGCTGATCGATCTGAACCTCACGCTCGCGGATGGGGATTTCGTCACGATCATCGGCGGCAACGGCGCTGGAAAATCCACCCTGTTCAACGCGATTGCCGGCGCGTTTCTGATCGACGCGGGCAACATCTGGCTCGATGGGGAAAACATTACCTTTCAGCGCGATTACCGGCGCGCCAGGCACATCGGGCGGCTGTTCCAGGACCCGCTGGGGGGTACGGCGCCGAACATGACCATTGAGGAGAACCTTGCGATGGCTTATCTGCGCGGCACCAGGCGCGGCTTCTCCTTCGGCGTGAGCAAAAAAGACCGGGCGTTTTTCCGCGACCGGCTCGCAGAGCTGGATCTGGGGCTGGAGGACCGGCTTGACACCAAAATGGGACTCCTCTCCGGCGGGCAGCGGCAGGCGGTCACGCTGATGATGGCCACCATCGTCACCCCAAAACTTCTGCTGCTTGATGAGCACACCGCCGCGCTCGACCCCGCGACCGCCGAAAAGGTCTCACTTCTCACGCAGGAGATCGTCCGCAAGGATAAGATCACCACCATGATGATCACCCACAACATGCACCAGTCGCTCTCCTGCGGCAGCCGCACCATCATGATGGACGAAGGCAGGATCATCCTGGATATCAGCGGACCGGAACGCAGCGGCATGACAGTTCCGAAGCTGCTGACACTTTTTAAGAAGCAGAGCAGCAAGGAATTTGATAACGACCGCATGATGCTTGGATAA
- a CDS encoding sugar-transfer associated ATP-grasp domain-containing protein, which yields MPNLKYVLSRIAGMDYGAMFKTAKTVHARTGKNTLMILADIAACGFKYQAGYMDYLVFEFYLLNAAQRRTYITRGQNNRFVRLLNPQENWHLLEDKIEFLKRFDGLTGRSWIDLRETSHGEFEAFCEKHPKFVAKPLDGTCGRGVEFIEISDKSQIVGLYDMLMAGKQYLAEDFIVQHPDISKIYPLSVNTLRLVTIKNHDTVHLVFSSMRIGNGKKVDNLNSGGMAVIVDMDTGKISTPGADKDGKAYHTHPMTGVELAGCQIPFYQESVALVKEAAMRIPELGYIGWDVAVSEKGPMLIEANHFPGHDIYQFQVHLGPDRIGLLPRFEKAVEGL from the coding sequence ATGCCCAATCTCAAATATGTGCTCAGCCGCATCGCCGGGATGGATTACGGCGCAATGTTCAAAACTGCAAAGACCGTACATGCGCGAACCGGTAAAAATACGCTCATGATCCTTGCGGATATCGCAGCCTGCGGATTCAAATACCAGGCGGGCTATATGGATTATCTGGTGTTCGAGTTTTACCTTTTGAACGCTGCCCAGCGCAGAACCTATATCACCCGAGGCCAGAATAACCGGTTCGTCCGGCTTTTAAACCCGCAGGAGAATTGGCATCTTCTGGAGGATAAGATCGAATTCCTCAAGCGGTTTGACGGGCTGACCGGCCGCAGCTGGATTGATCTGCGGGAAACCTCCCACGGGGAATTTGAAGCGTTCTGTGAAAAGCATCCGAAGTTTGTTGCAAAGCCGCTCGACGGAACCTGCGGGCGCGGGGTGGAGTTCATTGAAATTTCGGACAAGAGCCAGATTGTCGGGCTTTATGACATGCTGATGGCGGGCAAACAATATCTGGCGGAGGACTTTATCGTCCAGCACCCGGATATCAGCAAAATTTATCCGCTGTCGGTCAATACGCTGCGGCTGGTGACCATCAAAAATCATGATACGGTGCATCTGGTCTTTTCGAGCATGCGCATCGGCAACGGCAAGAAGGTAGACAACCTCAATTCGGGCGGCATGGCCGTGATTGTGGATATGGACACCGGAAAGATTTCCACGCCGGGCGCGGATAAGGACGGCAAGGCCTACCATACCCACCCGATGACCGGAGTGGAACTTGCAGGCTGCCAGATTCCGTTTTATCAGGAGTCGGTCGCGCTCGTGAAGGAAGCCGCGATGCGCATCCCGGAGCTCGGGTACATCGGCTGGGACGTGGCGGTTTCCGAAAAAGGCCCGATGCTGATCGAGGCGAATCATTTCCCGGGACATGACATCTACCAGTTTCAGGTGCATCTCGGGCCGGATCGGATCGGACTGCTTCCGCGGTTCGAGAAGGCGGTCGAAGGGCTGTAA
- the ytvI gene encoding sporulation integral membrane protein YtvI, whose protein sequence is MQEQEKRQTLFYILYYAAIGGTLFFFFKYVCIWMLPFFLGTGIAALMRPLTLSFAKRAHIGEKTACVLILLFFYLTVAGAAGLFLTIVLAQLYELLLRLPDLYAQNIAPVLDRLSGWFYGLAGRFYPDTGQSLESLSDAIAAATQQAAVDGSAHLVSWAAGIAAKLPLLLIAAVFTVVISILTASNYRMVARFLRNLIPKRLAPRVCGLQRFARETIWQFVRAYIIIMAVTFCELGFGLWLLGFEYVLPVAAAITLLDILPLIGSGTILVPWGLVLIAGGDPPGGIGLLLLFAVIEVIRNIIEPRIVGDQIGLHPIATITSMYAGLQIAGFVGLFAAPVLVLFARYLYENGTEEAL, encoded by the coding sequence GTGCAGGAACAGGAAAAACGCCAGACTTTATTTTACATCCTCTATTATGCCGCGATCGGCGGCACGCTTTTCTTTTTCTTCAAATATGTCTGTATCTGGATGCTGCCGTTTTTCCTCGGCACCGGCATCGCGGCGCTGATGCGGCCGCTCACCCTTTCCTTTGCAAAGCGCGCCCATATTGGCGAAAAAACCGCCTGCGTGCTGATCCTGCTTTTTTTCTATCTGACGGTGGCGGGCGCGGCTGGACTGTTTCTCACCATTGTGCTCGCCCAGCTTTATGAGCTGCTTTTGCGCCTGCCGGATCTCTACGCACAGAACATCGCACCGGTGCTCGACCGGCTGAGCGGCTGGTTTTACGGTCTAGCCGGCCGTTTCTATCCGGACACCGGGCAAAGCCTTGAAAGCCTTTCGGATGCGATCGCCGCCGCCACACAGCAGGCCGCGGTCGACGGTTCGGCCCACCTGGTCAGCTGGGCCGCGGGAATCGCCGCAAAGCTGCCCCTCCTGCTCATCGCGGCAGTTTTCACCGTCGTCATCTCGATTTTAACCGCATCGAATTACCGCATGGTCGCGCGTTTTTTGCGAAACCTCATCCCCAAGCGGCTTGCGCCGCGCGTATGCGGGCTGCAGCGCTTCGCACGCGAGACCATCTGGCAGTTTGTGCGCGCCTACATCATCATCATGGCGGTCACTTTCTGTGAACTCGGCTTCGGGCTGTGGCTGCTCGGCTTTGAATATGTCCTGCCGGTCGCGGCGGCCATCACCCTGCTCGACATCCTGCCGCTCATCGGCAGCGGTACAATCCTAGTGCCCTGGGGACTCGTGCTGATCGCGGGCGGAGATCCGCCCGGGGGGATTGGGCTGCTCCTGCTGTTCGCGGTCATCGAGGTCATCCGCAACATCATCGAACCGCGCATCGTGGGCGACCAGATTGGCCTGCATCCCATTGCAACGATCACGTCCATGTACGCCGGGCTGCAGATCGCGGGGTTCGTCGGGCTGTTCGCCGCCCCCGTTCTGGTTCTTTTCGCCCGCTATCTATATGAAAACGGCACGGAAGAAGCGCTCTGA
- the thrB gene encoding homoserine kinase, producing the protein MKIRIPATSANIGPGFDSIGLAVDLYNYITMEEYDGVVIESLDRAPVPADETNLVYSTAKHLYELCGVPFRGLKIGQINNIPFARGLGSSSACVIGGLKGANKLMGNPVSDAELINIAAGIEGHPDNSTPALCGGLVTAVFEAGRVHYVKQEIRGELHFVAVIPDFELKTSKARAVLPDRIDRRDGVFNLSRAALMSVSLYSGNYQNLRIAADDRLHQPYRMGLIPGFEPVMEACYDLGAYAVYLSGAGPTLMAIVDAKLSDFGDCVARRLPSLGLGGWQVHTLSIDNLGTVIERV; encoded by the coding sequence GTGAAGATACGCATCCCGGCGACTTCCGCGAATATCGGGCCGGGCTTTGACTCAATCGGCCTTGCGGTCGATCTTTACAACTACATCACGATGGAGGAATACGACGGCGTTGTGATCGAATCGCTCGACCGGGCCCCGGTCCCGGCCGACGAAACCAATCTTGTCTATTCGACCGCGAAGCACCTCTATGAATTGTGCGGAGTGCCGTTTCGCGGACTCAAGATCGGGCAGATCAACAACATCCCGTTCGCGCGCGGGCTTGGAAGCTCCTCGGCCTGCGTAATCGGCGGGCTCAAGGGCGCGAACAAACTGATGGGCAACCCCGTTTCAGATGCGGAACTCATCAACATTGCGGCCGGCATCGAAGGGCACCCGGACAATTCCACCCCGGCGCTCTGCGGCGGGCTGGTCACGGCGGTGTTTGAAGCCGGGCGGGTCCATTATGTCAAGCAGGAGATCAGGGGGGAACTGCATTTTGTGGCGGTCATCCCGGATTTCGAGCTCAAGACTTCGAAGGCGCGCGCGGTGCTGCCCGACCGGATTGACCGCAGGGACGGCGTTTTCAACCTGTCGCGCGCGGCACTGATGTCGGTGTCGCTCTACAGCGGCAATTACCAGAATCTGCGCATCGCAGCCGATGACCGGCTGCACCAGCCGTACCGAATGGGGCTCATCCCGGGCTTTGAACCGGTGATGGAGGCTTGCTACGATCTGGGTGCCTATGCGGTTTATCTGAGCGGCGCGGGTCCGACGCTGATGGCGATCGTTGACGCGAAGCTCTCGGATTTCGGCGACTGCGTCGCGCGGCGGCTTCCGTCGCTGGGACTCGGCGGCTGGCAGGTGCATACACTGTCTATAGACAATTTGGGCACCGTGATTGAGCGGGTATAA
- a CDS encoding aspartate kinase, with translation MNLVVQKFGGSSVKNAERVFNVARIVTDTYQQGNNVVVVVSAQGDTTDDLIAKAQEINPNASKREMDVLLTTGEQISMSLLAMAIEKLGFPVISLTGWQAGMLTDSTHGAARIRRINKERIDNELSKRNIVIVAGFQGINRYDDLTTLGRGGSDTSAVALAAVLHADLCQIYTDVDGVYTADPRLVKNARKIDEITYDEMLELATLGAGVLHNRSVEMAKKYNVNLEVLSSYTQNPGTKIKEVVKMEKMLVRGVARDNDVARISIVGVPDQPGIAFKIFSQLAAKKINVDIILQSIGRDNTKDISFTISRSHKQAAMELMEEINKQVNGKGILCDDNISKVSIVGAGMQSNPGVASKMFEALAEAHVNIQMISTSEIKISVLVSLDDSEKALSAIHDAFEM, from the coding sequence ATGAACTTAGTGGTACAGAAGTTCGGGGGATCGTCCGTAAAGAATGCGGAGCGCGTCTTTAACGTGGCGCGGATCGTTACGGATACTTACCAGCAGGGCAACAATGTGGTGGTTGTGGTTTCCGCGCAGGGCGATACCACCGACGACCTGATTGCAAAGGCTCAGGAGATCAATCCGAACGCATCAAAGCGAGAGATGGATGTCCTGCTCACCACCGGTGAGCAGATTTCGATGTCACTGCTCGCGATGGCGATCGAAAAACTTGGATTTCCGGTGATTTCGCTGACCGGCTGGCAGGCGGGCATGCTGACCGACTCGACCCATGGCGCGGCGCGTATCCGCCGGATCAACAAGGAACGTATCGACAACGAGCTTTCCAAGCGCAACATCGTGATTGTGGCGGGCTTCCAGGGGATCAACCGCTATGACGACCTGACCACTTTGGGCCGCGGCGGTTCGGATACGAGCGCGGTCGCGCTGGCCGCTGTGCTGCATGCCGATCTGTGCCAGATCTACACCGATGTGGACGGCGTTTACACCGCCGACCCGCGCCTTGTCAAGAATGCAAGGAAGATCGACGAGATTACATACGACGAGATGCTCGAGCTCGCGACGCTTGGTGCGGGCGTCCTGCACAACCGTTCGGTCGAGATGGCGAAGAAATACAACGTGAACCTTGAGGTTCTTTCGAGTTACACCCAGAACCCCGGCACCAAGATTAAGGAGGTTGTCAAAATGGAAAAAATGCTTGTCAGAGGCGTCGCAAGAGATAACGATGTTGCCCGTATTTCGATCGTCGGTGTTCCCGATCAGCCGGGTATTGCGTTTAAAATATTCTCCCAGCTTGCCGCAAAGAAGATCAATGTCGATATCATCCTGCAGTCGATCGGCCGCGACAACACCAAGGATATCAGCTTTACCATCTCCCGTTCCCATAAGCAGGCCGCGATGGAACTGATGGAGGAGATCAACAAACAGGTGAATGGCAAGGGAATCCTCTGCGATGACAACATCTCGAAGGTTTCAATTGTCGGCGCGGGCATGCAGTCGAATCCCGGCGTTGCGAGCAAGATGTTTGAGGCGCTTGCGGAGGCGCATGTCAACATTCAGATGATCTCGACCAGTGAAATCAAGATCTCGGTGCTGGTTTCGCTCGACGACAGCGAGAAAGCGCTCAGCGCCATCCATGACGCATTTGAAATGTAA
- a CDS encoding FMN-binding protein, with amino-acid sequence MKKILSLLLAAALVAASFSACKRETEPVEPPSSSSEPEPVYVYQDGEYSVSYAVPAIDRTLDYLTISVKDDEITIEEYGMKEDPGPASQTGDSSASGEAVSTPASSASSSAESTASASADSSSQALTTAEAEALEAAQLILEEYNGVRGNLDKMEPIKDQEEHTYRFIRMMRTALESAEAGDQKSVTLGKYADGTYKSTMPDFNSDGWKEYVELTVKDGLIDTITYDAIGKDDPASRITTDTSLNSGSQGPSYYYPQIVTNFIEAGDDLTKVMSPTNGASATKSFSKLMNPLLANMISGGEKEIIAPRYVNGTYRAQFTDFDENGWKDYVVIRIDSDKVTIKEFDAISKADETKLKSQDAELAAKQKEKTGMTPEKAFDALEKNWNGADNDVTKVENVAGATVSSNNFKLLVGQILATAALEGDNEATLEVERIASTPAK; translated from the coding sequence ATGAAAAAAATCCTGTCGCTTCTGCTCGCCGCCGCATTGGTTGCCGCTTCCTTTTCCGCCTGTAAGCGGGAAACCGAACCGGTCGAACCACCTTCCTCCTCTTCCGAGCCGGAGCCGGTCTACGTCTATCAGGACGGAGAATATTCCGTCTCCTATGCGGTGCCCGCCATCGACCGCACGCTCGACTACCTGACCATTTCGGTGAAGGACGATGAAATCACTATTGAGGAATACGGCATGAAAGAGGATCCGGGCCCGGCTTCCCAGACAGGCGATTCTTCCGCATCCGGTGAAGCGGTTTCCACGCCTGCCTCCTCCGCCTCCTCCAGTGCGGAATCCACAGCCAGCGCTTCGGCGGATTCCTCCTCCCAAGCGCTCACCACCGCCGAGGCAGAAGCCCTCGAAGCCGCACAGCTGATCCTTGAGGAATATAACGGCGTGCGCGGGAATCTCGATAAAATGGAACCCATCAAAGACCAGGAGGAGCACACCTACCGGTTTATCCGCATGATGCGAACCGCGCTCGAATCCGCCGAAGCGGGCGATCAGAAATCGGTCACGCTGGGCAAATATGCGGATGGCACCTATAAATCCACCATGCCTGACTTCAATTCGGACGGCTGGAAGGAATATGTTGAACTGACTGTCAAAGACGGCCTCATCGATACGATCACCTACGACGCCATCGGTAAGGACGACCCGGCATCCCGCATCACCACCGACACGTCGCTCAATTCCGGCAGCCAGGGCCCGTCCTATTACTATCCGCAGATCGTCACCAACTTCATCGAAGCGGGCGACGACCTGACGAAGGTCATGTCCCCCACCAACGGCGCTTCCGCCACCAAATCGTTCAGCAAACTGATGAACCCGCTGCTCGCAAACATGATCTCCGGAGGGGAAAAGGAGATCATTGCCCCACGGTATGTGAACGGCACCTACCGCGCACAGTTCACCGACTTCGATGAAAATGGCTGGAAGGATTACGTGGTGATCCGCATCGATAGCGACAAGGTCACCATCAAGGAATTCGATGCGATCAGCAAGGCTGATGAGACCAAGCTGAAATCGCAGGATGCCGAGCTGGCTGCCAAGCAGAAGGAAAAGACCGGCATGACTCCGGAAAAGGCATTCGACGCGCTCGAAAAGAACTGGAACGGCGCGGATAACGACGTCACCAAAGTGGAGAATGTCGCAGGCGCAACCGTCTCCTCCAATAACTTCAAGCTCCTGGTCGGCCAGATTCTGGCGACCGCCGCGCTCGAAGGCGACAACGAAGCCACGCTGGAGGTTGAACGGATCGCCTCCACACCGGCAAAATAA